A stretch of the Agromyces larvae genome encodes the following:
- a CDS encoding polysaccharide deacetylase family protein, translating into MGWARRRRVSGVGFVAVLAAASLLAGCAPAAVDDALWSVGRPPRIGVGVPVEPQPVEPWFDGEDRLGRSPQPRVATGRAIPQFDPEEAPGLVSRLAAMAGADFTAVARWATPPGRTGFGDRLDGFVAGAVREYASSRGAGWTPGVDIAPGGVGPACARTGPPSGAHAFSIGCTVVAASGPMLGERIVVLRREAGVTVSATRAVQYRAPDGALGDGADLYRPETHRQVLGQLARALVLGNLLPPGAAPFRDVTAEGARAILADSTVVAEGVVIAVPWPVRADGSGEYTVTVVLPARTVGPWLTGFGRSILDAVRAAEPFDAGDAPTAADPVDCTLVACVSITYDDGPTGLTDTLLDTLADRRAPATFFLQGGYVGNRPDTVRRTAAEGHELGNHTWGHPDLTKLPDDQVRAEIDRTQAAIAAVTGQAPAMVRPPYGASDERVRSLVPLVWVVWSVDTNDWRDPGVESLTAYAVGAAGRGGIILMHDTHAQTVEAAAGIVDGLRARGFTLATVGSQFGGVLPPPGTLVSHGQ; encoded by the coding sequence ATGGGGTGGGCGAGGCGTCGGCGCGTCTCCGGCGTCGGGTTCGTCGCGGTGCTCGCAGCAGCATCGCTGCTCGCCGGCTGCGCCCCCGCGGCCGTCGACGACGCGCTCTGGTCGGTCGGGCGGCCGCCGCGCATCGGCGTCGGCGTGCCGGTCGAGCCGCAGCCCGTGGAGCCGTGGTTCGACGGCGAGGATCGGCTCGGCCGGTCTCCGCAGCCGCGGGTGGCGACCGGTCGGGCGATCCCGCAGTTCGACCCCGAGGAGGCACCGGGTCTCGTGTCGCGCCTCGCGGCGATGGCCGGTGCCGACTTCACCGCGGTGGCCAGGTGGGCGACGCCGCCCGGGCGCACCGGATTCGGCGATCGGCTCGACGGCTTCGTCGCCGGTGCGGTGCGCGAGTACGCGTCGTCGCGCGGGGCGGGCTGGACGCCCGGTGTCGACATCGCGCCCGGCGGGGTCGGGCCGGCGTGCGCCCGGACCGGGCCGCCGTCCGGCGCGCACGCGTTCTCGATCGGATGCACCGTGGTCGCCGCATCCGGCCCGATGCTGGGCGAGCGCATCGTCGTGCTGCGCCGCGAGGCCGGAGTGACCGTCTCGGCGACCCGCGCCGTGCAGTACCGCGCGCCCGACGGCGCGCTCGGCGACGGCGCCGACCTCTACCGCCCCGAGACGCACCGGCAGGTGCTCGGCCAGCTCGCTCGCGCGCTCGTGCTCGGCAACCTGCTGCCGCCCGGCGCGGCGCCGTTCCGCGACGTCACGGCGGAGGGCGCGCGGGCGATCCTCGCCGATTCGACCGTCGTCGCCGAGGGTGTCGTGATCGCGGTGCCGTGGCCCGTGCGTGCCGACGGGTCGGGGGAGTACACCGTGACGGTCGTCCTGCCCGCGCGCACCGTGGGGCCGTGGCTCACGGGATTCGGGCGGAGCATCCTCGACGCCGTACGCGCCGCCGAACCGTTCGACGCCGGCGACGCGCCCACCGCGGCCGACCCGGTCGACTGCACCCTCGTCGCCTGCGTGTCCATCACCTACGACGACGGCCCGACCGGCCTGACCGACACGCTGCTCGACACGCTCGCGGATCGGCGCGCGCCCGCGACGTTCTTCCTCCAGGGCGGCTACGTCGGCAACCGCCCCGACACGGTGCGGCGCACGGCGGCCGAGGGGCACGAGCTCGGCAATCACACCTGGGGGCATCCCGATCTCACGAAACTGCCCGACGACCAGGTGCGCGCCGAGATCGACCGCACCCAGGCGGCGATCGCCGCGGTGACCGGGCAGGCGCCGGCGATGGTGCGGCCGCCGTACGGGGCATCCGATGAGCGGGTGCGCTCGCTCGTGCCGCTCGTCTGGGTCGTCTGGAGCGTCGACACGAACGACTGGCGCGACCCCGGCGTCGAATCGCTCACCGCGTACGCCGTAGGTGCCGCCGGGCGCGGCGGCATCATCCTCATGCACGACACGCACGCGCAGACGGTCGAGGCGGCCGCGGGCATCGTCGACGGCCTGCGCGCGCGGGGGTTCACGCTCGCGACGGTCGGCAGCCAGTTCGGCGGCGTGCTGCCCCCGCCGGGCACCCTGGTCTCGCACGGGCAGTGA
- a CDS encoding ABC transporter permease, whose product MVDRRWFRVVGGALIPIVLLITWQVVSTSGAVPVSQLPSPEMVWLAAVDLAQRGLLGLYVAISTQRVFIGFAFGAAIGLAAGAIVGLSKLGDILLSPTLGAIRAVPSLAWVPLLILWFKIGEESKIILIAIGAFFPVYTIVAAALRHVDRQLFEAGRAFGLRGIRLFTAVQLPAVVPSVVSALRLALAQAWLFLVAAELIASSMGLGFLLVDSGNNGRIDRIFLAIILLAILGKLTDAVVGLFEKWAVRRWA is encoded by the coding sequence CTGGTCGACCGCCGCTGGTTCCGCGTCGTCGGCGGCGCACTCATCCCCATCGTGCTGCTCATCACCTGGCAGGTCGTGTCGACCTCGGGCGCGGTGCCCGTCTCGCAGCTGCCGAGCCCCGAGATGGTGTGGCTCGCCGCCGTCGACCTCGCGCAGCGCGGCCTGCTCGGGCTCTACGTCGCGATCTCGACGCAGCGCGTCTTCATCGGATTCGCGTTCGGGGCCGCGATCGGGCTCGCAGCCGGCGCGATCGTCGGGCTCTCGAAGCTGGGCGACATCCTGCTCTCGCCGACGCTCGGCGCGATCCGCGCGGTGCCGTCGCTGGCCTGGGTTCCGCTGCTGATCCTCTGGTTCAAGATCGGCGAAGAGTCCAAGATCATCCTCATCGCGATCGGCGCGTTCTTCCCCGTGTACACGATCGTGGCGGCCGCGCTGCGGCACGTCGACCGACAGCTCTTCGAAGCGGGGCGCGCGTTCGGGCTGCGCGGCATCCGCCTGTTCACGGCGGTGCAGCTGCCCGCCGTGGTGCCCTCCGTCGTGTCGGCGCTGCGGCTCGCGCTCGCGCAGGCGTGGCTGTTCCTCGTGGCGGCCGAGCTCATCGCGAGCTCGATGGGCCTCGGGTTCCTGCTCGTCGACTCGGGCAACAACGGTCGCATCGACCGGATCTTCCTCGCGATCATCCTGCTCGCGATCCTCGGCAAGCTCACCGACGCCGTCGTCGGCCTGTTCGAGAAGTGGGCCGTGCGCCGCTGGGCGTGA
- the nhaA gene encoding Na+/H+ antiporter NhaA, giving the protein MPEVTISPTASEPQPENAPPRRSFADALRSLGRNRIGAILLLAATVAAIIWANAGAGGYESFWETQLSIGVADLRLDFTLHSVVNDALMAMFFFTVGLEVRREFAIGELTSWSRALVPVIAALAGLAVPALLFVLIASGTGHEHAWGVVISTDTAFLVGALALVGPKVPGRLRVFLLALAVVDDIGALSIIAFVYTEDFTPLPLALAAVGLAGVYLTRYLRGGRGPVYATLAVFVWLCFLASGVHPTLAGVAIALLVPVYRPNRRDVEHALELARTFRQSPNSEYARQAANSLRESISINERLQSAWDPYIAYFVLPVFALANAGVHLSPEILADAAGSAVTWGIVVGLVVGKFVGVFGSTSVLRRLRVGEFGMGLTSARMAGGAALCGIGFTISLFIVDLAIDDDAAQNEARVGVLAASLIAFLLATAIFRISDAVSPVQRVGETLARPVDSTRDHVFGSDDAEYTIVEYGDFQCPFCLKASGSIQEVHEVLGDRLRYVWRHAPLSQVHPNAQAAAEASEAAALQGRFFEMERSLFADQDHLLPGDILRRAAELGLDVDRFESDLTSAQVAARVRDDVLDAEAMDITSTPTLFVNGRRHRGPFDARSLIRALQETQPAATPESSSDPSSRPVEPRVEDVS; this is encoded by the coding sequence ATGCCGGAAGTCACGATCTCCCCGACCGCCTCGGAGCCCCAGCCCGAGAACGCCCCACCCCGCCGGTCGTTCGCCGACGCCCTGCGGTCGCTCGGACGCAACCGCATCGGAGCGATCCTGCTGCTCGCAGCCACCGTCGCGGCGATCATCTGGGCGAACGCCGGCGCCGGCGGCTACGAGTCGTTCTGGGAGACGCAGCTGTCGATCGGGGTCGCCGACCTGCGGCTCGACTTCACCCTCCACTCGGTCGTCAACGACGCGCTCATGGCGATGTTCTTCTTCACCGTCGGGCTCGAGGTGCGTCGCGAGTTCGCGATCGGCGAGCTCACCAGCTGGTCGCGCGCGCTCGTGCCCGTGATCGCCGCGCTCGCCGGCCTCGCGGTGCCCGCACTGCTCTTCGTGCTCATCGCGTCGGGGACGGGCCACGAGCACGCCTGGGGCGTGGTCATCTCGACCGACACGGCGTTCCTGGTCGGCGCGCTCGCGCTCGTGGGGCCGAAAGTGCCCGGGCGACTGCGCGTGTTCCTGCTCGCGCTCGCCGTCGTCGACGACATCGGGGCGCTCAGCATCATCGCGTTCGTCTACACCGAGGACTTCACCCCGCTGCCGCTGGCGCTGGCCGCGGTCGGTCTGGCGGGGGTCTACCTGACCCGCTACCTGCGCGGCGGACGGGGCCCGGTCTACGCGACGCTCGCCGTCTTCGTCTGGCTCTGCTTCCTCGCATCGGGCGTGCATCCGACGCTCGCCGGAGTGGCGATCGCGTTGCTCGTGCCGGTCTACCGGCCGAACCGCCGCGACGTCGAACACGCCCTCGAACTCGCGCGGACCTTCCGTCAGTCACCGAACAGCGAGTACGCGCGGCAGGCCGCGAACAGCCTGCGCGAGTCGATCTCGATCAACGAGCGACTGCAATCGGCGTGGGACCCGTACATCGCGTACTTCGTCCTGCCGGTGTTCGCGCTCGCGAACGCGGGCGTGCACCTCAGCCCCGAGATCCTCGCCGACGCGGCGGGGTCGGCGGTGACCTGGGGCATCGTCGTCGGGCTCGTGGTGGGCAAGTTCGTCGGCGTCTTCGGATCGACCTCCGTGCTGCGCCGGCTGCGAGTCGGCGAATTCGGCATGGGGCTCACCTCGGCGCGCATGGCCGGCGGGGCGGCGCTGTGCGGCATCGGCTTCACGATCTCGCTGTTCATCGTCGACCTCGCGATCGACGACGACGCCGCACAGAACGAGGCGCGCGTCGGCGTGCTCGCCGCGTCGCTCATCGCGTTCCTCCTGGCCACCGCGATCTTCCGCATCTCCGACGCGGTCAGCCCCGTGCAGCGGGTCGGCGAGACGCTCGCGCGGCCGGTCGACTCGACGCGCGATCACGTGTTCGGCTCCGACGACGCCGAGTACACGATCGTCGAGTACGGCGACTTCCAGTGCCCGTTCTGCCTGAAGGCCTCGGGGTCGATCCAGGAGGTGCACGAGGTGCTCGGCGACCGGCTGCGCTACGTCTGGCGGCACGCGCCGCTCTCGCAGGTGCATCCGAACGCCCAGGCGGCGGCCGAGGCGTCCGAGGCGGCCGCCCTGCAGGGCCGGTTCTTCGAGATGGAGCGGAGCCTGTTCGCCGACCAGGACCACCTGCTGCCCGGCGACATCCTGCGCCGTGCCGCCGAGCTCGGCCTCGACGTCGACCGGTTCGAATCCGACCTGACCTCCGCGCAGGTCGCCGCCCGCGTCCGCGACGACGTCCTCGACGCCGAGGCGATGGACATCACGTCCACGCCGACCCTGTTCGTCAACGGTCGGCGGCACCGGGGTCCGTTCGACGCGCGCTCGCTCATCCGGGCCCTCCAGGAGACGCAGCCGGCCGCGACCCCGGAATCCTCCTCGGACCCCTCGTCGCGGCCGGTCGAGCCACGTGTCGAGGACGTCAGCTGA
- a CDS encoding ABC transporter permease, whose protein sequence is MTAHALGDTRVLTGRSLTHILRSPDTIITTAITPIALMLLFVYVLGGAIDTGSAGSYIDYLLPGILLITIASGIAYTAYRLFLDLQGGIFERFQSMPIARSSVLWAHVLTSLVANLVSVAIVVGVALIMGFRTGASVGAWLAVAGILVLFTLALTWLAVVAGLSAKTVDGASAFSYPLIFLPFISSAFVPTGSMPAPVAWFAEHQPVTSIVNTLRALFAQQPVGADIWVALAWLVGILLVAYVWAVAIYRRKFS, encoded by the coding sequence ATGACCGCGCACGCCCTCGGCGACACCCGTGTCCTCACGGGCCGCTCGCTGACCCACATCCTCCGCAGCCCCGACACGATCATCACCACCGCGATCACCCCGATCGCCCTGATGCTCCTGTTCGTGTACGTGCTCGGCGGGGCGATCGACACGGGCTCCGCCGGGTCGTACATCGACTATCTGCTCCCGGGCATCCTGCTGATCACGATCGCGTCGGGCATCGCGTACACGGCGTACCGGCTGTTCCTCGACCTGCAGGGCGGCATCTTCGAACGATTCCAGTCCATGCCGATCGCGAGGTCCAGCGTGCTCTGGGCGCACGTGCTCACGTCGCTCGTCGCGAACCTCGTCTCGGTCGCGATCGTGGTCGGCGTGGCGCTGATCATGGGCTTCCGCACCGGCGCATCGGTCGGCGCCTGGCTCGCCGTCGCCGGAATCCTGGTGCTGTTCACCCTGGCTCTGACCTGGCTCGCGGTGGTCGCGGGGCTCTCGGCGAAGACGGTCGACGGCGCGAGCGCGTTCAGCTATCCGCTGATCTTCCTCCCGTTCATCAGCTCGGCGTTCGTGCCGACCGGGTCGATGCCCGCACCGGTCGCCTGGTTCGCCGAGCACCAGCCGGTGACGTCGATCGTGAACACCCTGCGGGCGCTGTTCGCGCAGCAGCCGGTCGGCGCCGACATCTGGGTCGCGCTCGCCTGGCTCGTCGGCATCCTCCTCGTCGCCTATGTCTGGGCCGTCGCGATCTACCGCCGCAAGTTCAGCTGA
- a CDS encoding ABC transporter ATP-binding protein: MNTALQPAIRVRGIEKSFQDLHVLRGVDFDVAPGTIFALLGSNGAGKTTLVRILATLLNADAGAATVHGHDVAEKPGDVRESISLTGQFAAVDEVLTGRENLVLVAKLRHLKHPAAIADDLLARFSLTEAGGRRAGTYSGGMRRRLDIAMSLIGDPPVIFLDEPTTGLDPQARIEVWQTVQQLAEGGTTVLLTTQYLDEAEQLADRIAILHEGRIIQNGTLAELKQLLPAAQVEYVEKQPTLEEVFLALVGAPTGTESS, translated from the coding sequence GTGAACACCGCACTCCAACCGGCGATCCGCGTACGCGGCATCGAGAAGTCGTTCCAGGACCTGCACGTGCTGCGCGGCGTCGACTTCGACGTCGCACCGGGGACCATCTTCGCGCTGCTCGGCTCGAACGGCGCCGGCAAGACGACGCTCGTGCGCATCCTCGCGACCCTGCTGAACGCCGATGCGGGTGCCGCGACGGTGCACGGCCACGACGTGGCCGAGAAGCCCGGCGACGTGCGCGAGTCGATCAGCCTGACCGGGCAGTTCGCCGCGGTCGACGAGGTGCTCACCGGGCGCGAGAACCTCGTCCTGGTCGCGAAGCTGCGGCATCTGAAGCATCCGGCCGCGATCGCCGACGACCTGCTGGCGCGCTTCTCGCTCACCGAGGCGGGCGGGCGCCGCGCGGGCACCTACTCGGGCGGCATGCGCCGCCGCCTCGACATCGCGATGAGCCTGATCGGCGACCCGCCCGTCATCTTCCTCGACGAGCCGACGACGGGCCTCGACCCGCAGGCCCGCATCGAGGTCTGGCAGACGGTGCAGCAGCTCGCCGAGGGCGGCACCACCGTGCTGCTCACCACGCAGTACCTCGACGAGGCCGAGCAGTTGGCCGACCGCATCGCGATCCTGCACGAGGGCCGCATCATCCAGAACGGCACCCTCGCCGAGCTGAAGCAGCTCCTCCCGGCCGCCCAGGTCGAGTACGTCGAGAAGCAGCCCACGCTCGAGGAGGTGTTCCTCGCGCTGGTCGGCGCACCGACCGGAACGGAGTCATCATGA
- a CDS encoding DUF1048 domain-containing protein, which yields MAAKWIETITGSLDDKKQYKQYKARLEALPGKYRTAAQALDRYVIYSGGVVKSDVMLRMFDDLATLFEQAAADGTPVSAIVGDDPVEFAETFLANYADGQWRNKEKQRLTDAIGEATADEN from the coding sequence ATGGCCGCGAAATGGATCGAGACGATCACCGGATCGCTCGACGACAAGAAGCAGTACAAGCAGTACAAGGCTCGCCTCGAGGCGCTGCCCGGCAAATACCGCACGGCCGCCCAGGCGCTCGACCGCTACGTCATCTACTCGGGCGGCGTCGTGAAGAGCGACGTGATGCTCAGGATGTTCGACGACCTGGCCACGCTCTTCGAGCAGGCCGCCGCCGACGGCACGCCCGTCAGCGCGATCGTCGGCGACGACCCCGTGGAGTTCGCCGAGACGTTCCTCGCGAACTACGCCGACGGGCAGTGGCGCAACAAAGAGAAGCAGCGCCTCACCGACGCGATCGGCGAAGCCACCGCAGACGAGAACTGA
- a CDS encoding PadR family transcriptional regulator, translated as MGKQMTEMLKGTLEGIVLALIAGQPAYGYEITARLREQGFTDIAEGTIYALLVRIEQRGLVDVEKVPSEKGPPRKVYSLNPRGQQDLDEFWRTWSFLADRIAQLHAKGN; from the coding sequence ATGGGGAAGCAGATGACCGAGATGCTCAAGGGCACCTTGGAGGGCATCGTGCTCGCACTCATCGCGGGGCAGCCCGCGTACGGGTACGAGATCACCGCGCGGCTTCGCGAGCAGGGGTTCACCGACATCGCCGAGGGCACGATCTACGCCCTGCTGGTGCGCATCGAGCAGCGCGGGCTCGTCGATGTCGAGAAGGTCCCCTCCGAGAAGGGGCCGCCGCGCAAGGTGTACTCGCTCAACCCCAGAGGTCAGCAGGACCTCGACGAATTCTGGAGGACATGGAGCTTCCTCGCAGACCGGATCGCACAGCTCCACGCGAAGGGGAACTGA
- a CDS encoding DNA alkylation repair protein has product MPATASDVCSALADLASAERAEAYAWFFKTGPGGYGEGDEFIGVTMPQIRAVAKRFADLPQAELDELVASPFHEHRMCGLVVMTDRFRRASRARTRDDAQRQALHASYLEHLAAGHVDNWDLVDATAEYLVGDILFVPAPADPFPALSARLAASDSVWHRRVAVVATFAAIKAGDARPTIEVATRLVEDPHDLIRKAVGWMLREVGKRISRDELLAFLDEHAARMPRVMLSYATEHLDPSHRAAYRAMR; this is encoded by the coding sequence ATGCCGGCGACGGCCTCCGACGTCTGCTCCGCGCTCGCCGACCTCGCGAGCGCGGAGCGCGCGGAGGCCTACGCCTGGTTCTTCAAGACCGGCCCGGGCGGGTACGGCGAGGGCGACGAGTTCATCGGCGTGACGATGCCGCAGATCCGGGCCGTCGCCAAGCGATTCGCCGACCTGCCGCAGGCCGAGCTCGACGAACTCGTCGCGAGCCCGTTCCACGAGCACCGGATGTGCGGGCTGGTCGTCATGACCGACCGGTTCCGCCGGGCGAGCCGGGCGCGCACGCGCGACGACGCGCAGCGCCAGGCGCTGCACGCGTCGTACCTCGAGCACCTGGCGGCCGGGCACGTCGACAACTGGGACCTCGTGGATGCCACGGCCGAGTACCTGGTCGGAGACATCCTGTTCGTCCCCGCCCCCGCCGACCCGTTCCCGGCGCTCAGCGCCCGCCTCGCGGCATCCGACTCGGTCTGGCACCGCCGCGTCGCGGTGGTGGCGACCTTCGCCGCGATCAAGGCGGGCGACGCGCGCCCGACGATCGAGGTGGCGACCCGGCTCGTCGAAGACCCGCACGACCTCATCCGCAAAGCCGTCGGCTGGATGCTGCGCGAGGTCGGCAAGCGGATCTCGCGCGACGAGCTGCTCGCCTTCCTCGACGAGCACGCCGCGCGGATGCCCCGCGTCATGCTGTCGTACGCGACCGAGCATCTCGACCCGTCGCACCGCGCCGCCTACCGCGCGATGCGCTGA
- the acs gene encoding acetate--CoA ligase, protein MTIDTLLDEQRRYPVPAAFAAQANVTAADAEALYAAADADPVAFWERQAERLDWAERWQTAHTWAHPVGAEPTGGPVGATWFSGGRLNTAVNCVDRHVASGLGDKVAFFFEGERGDRRSLTYAELEREVAKAANALTELGIGRGDRVVVYLPVLLETVIVTLAVARLGAVHSLVFGGFSAEALRFRVEDTGAKLLVTTDGQFRRGQAVPVKAAADAAVDGVASIEHVLVIRRTGDETPGIPWTPGRDVWWHDVVDRQPDTHEPEFFDAENPLFIIYTSGTTGRPKGLVHTTGGYLTHAAYTQWAVFDVKPDDVYWCTADLAWVTAHTYELYGPLLNGLTSVIYEGTPNTPHPGRHFEIIQRYGVTTYYTAPTLIRSLMTWFPAGVRGFDLSSIRLLGSVGEAINPEAWVWFHREIGGGRAPIVDTWWQSETGAAVQAPLPGVDTLKPGSSLRALPGLRTRVVDEHGDDVAPGSGGYLVVDGTWPGMARTVWGDPDRYRASYWERFAHRGSFFSGDGAKLDADGDVWLLGRVDDVINVSGHRLSTIEIESALVAHPSVTEAGVVGVSDATTGEAIAAFVVAGDGVEGHPDASGEASDRAAALRAHVASAIGPIAKPRDVVFVTDLPKTRSGKIMRRLLVDLAEGRTLGDTTSLQDSTVPDRIAQLLAR, encoded by the coding sequence ATGACCATCGACACCCTGCTCGACGAGCAGCGCCGCTACCCCGTGCCCGCCGCGTTCGCGGCGCAGGCGAACGTGACCGCGGCCGACGCCGAGGCGCTGTACGCCGCAGCCGACGCCGACCCGGTCGCGTTCTGGGAGCGGCAGGCCGAACGGCTCGACTGGGCCGAGCGGTGGCAGACGGCGCACACGTGGGCGCACCCGGTGGGGGCCGAGCCGACCGGGGGGCCCGTCGGGGCGACCTGGTTCTCGGGCGGGCGGCTGAACACGGCCGTGAACTGCGTCGACCGGCACGTGGCATCCGGCCTGGGCGACAAGGTCGCCTTCTTCTTCGAGGGCGAGCGCGGCGACCGCCGTTCGCTCACCTACGCCGAACTCGAGCGCGAGGTCGCCAAGGCGGCGAACGCGCTCACCGAGCTCGGCATCGGCCGTGGCGACCGGGTCGTGGTCTACCTGCCGGTGCTGCTCGAGACCGTCATCGTCACCCTCGCCGTCGCGCGGCTCGGCGCCGTGCACTCGCTCGTGTTCGGGGGGTTCTCGGCCGAGGCGCTGCGGTTCCGGGTGGAGGACACGGGCGCGAAGCTGCTCGTCACGACCGACGGGCAGTTCCGGCGGGGGCAGGCGGTGCCCGTCAAGGCGGCCGCGGACGCCGCGGTCGACGGCGTGGCATCCATCGAGCACGTGCTCGTGATCCGGCGCACGGGCGACGAGACGCCCGGCATCCCGTGGACGCCCGGCCGCGACGTCTGGTGGCACGACGTCGTCGACCGCCAGCCCGACACCCACGAGCCCGAGTTCTTCGACGCCGAGAACCCGCTGTTCATCATCTACACGTCGGGCACGACCGGGCGCCCGAAGGGCCTCGTGCACACGACCGGCGGCTACCTGACGCACGCCGCGTACACGCAGTGGGCGGTGTTCGACGTGAAGCCCGACGACGTGTACTGGTGCACGGCCGACCTCGCGTGGGTGACCGCGCACACGTACGAGCTGTACGGCCCGCTGCTGAACGGGCTGACCAGCGTGATCTACGAGGGCACGCCGAACACGCCGCACCCGGGCCGGCACTTCGAGATCATCCAGCGGTACGGGGTGACGACGTACTACACGGCGCCGACGCTGATCCGCAGCCTCATGACGTGGTTCCCGGCCGGGGTGCGCGGCTTCGATCTGTCGAGCATCCGCCTGCTCGGCTCGGTCGGCGAGGCGATCAACCCCGAGGCGTGGGTGTGGTTCCACCGCGAGATCGGCGGCGGCCGCGCGCCGATCGTGGACACGTGGTGGCAGTCCGAGACGGGCGCCGCGGTGCAGGCGCCGCTGCCCGGCGTCGACACGCTGAAGCCCGGGTCGTCGCTGCGCGCGCTGCCCGGCCTGCGCACGCGCGTCGTCGACGAGCACGGCGACGACGTCGCGCCGGGCAGCGGCGGCTACCTGGTGGTCGACGGCACCTGGCCGGGCATGGCGCGCACGGTGTGGGGCGACCCCGACCGGTACCGCGCGTCGTACTGGGAGCGCTTCGCGCACCGCGGCTCGTTCTTCTCGGGCGACGGCGCGAAGCTCGACGCCGACGGCGACGTGTGGCTGCTCGGCCGGGTCGACGACGTCATCAATGTGTCGGGGCACCGGCTCTCGACGATCGAGATCGAGTCGGCGCTGGTCGCGCACCCGTCGGTCACCGAGGCGGGCGTGGTCGGCGTCTCCGATGCCACGACCGGTGAGGCGATCGCCGCGTTCGTGGTCGCCGGCGACGGCGTCGAGGGCCACCCGGATGCCTCGGGCGAGGCATCCGATCGCGCTGCCGCGCTGCGCGCGCACGTGGCATCCGCCATCGGGCCGATCGCGAAGCCCCGTGATGTGGTCTTCGTCACCGACCTGCCGAAGACCCGCTCGGGCAAGATCATGCGCCGGCTGCTGGTCGATCTCGCCGAGGGTCGCACGCTCGGCGACACCACCTCGCTGCAGGACTCGACGGTGCCCGACCGCATCGCGCAGCTGCTCGCCCGCTGA
- a CDS encoding aliphatic sulfonate ABC transporter substrate-binding protein — MSRSRFLRSALAAGVVAAASALVLTGCVAGEGQAAQPEASEAGDGATSLEGQTLAIDFATYNPLSLVIKDQGWLEDLGLEVTWVQSAGSNKANEALRAGAVEVGSTAGSAALLARSNGSPIQVIDLYSQPEWSALVTVDGTGISTVQDLKGKQVAATKGTDPYFFLLQSLEAEGVSPDEITVQNLQHADGWAALQNGSVDAWAGLDPIMAGAEEAGATLFYRNVDFNSYGFLNATEDFIQNKPEVAQAVVDAYAKAREWAEANPEETAQILADVAGLELSVATKVIDERTNLDVDHVPGDTQVAVLEKIGPIFVELGDVASQQQVDDALDTLINDEFASAADPSRFED; from the coding sequence GGCGAGGGCCAGGCCGCCCAGCCCGAGGCATCCGAAGCCGGCGACGGCGCCACCTCGCTCGAGGGCCAGACCCTCGCGATCGACTTCGCCACCTACAACCCGCTGTCGCTCGTGATCAAAGACCAGGGCTGGCTCGAAGACCTCGGCCTCGAGGTCACCTGGGTGCAGTCGGCGGGCTCGAACAAGGCGAACGAGGCGCTGCGCGCCGGCGCGGTCGAGGTCGGTTCGACCGCCGGTTCGGCGGCGCTGCTCGCCCGCTCGAACGGGTCGCCGATCCAGGTGATCGACCTGTACTCGCAGCCCGAATGGTCGGCCCTGGTCACGGTCGACGGCACCGGCATCTCGACCGTGCAGGACCTGAAGGGCAAGCAGGTCGCCGCCACCAAGGGCACCGACCCGTACTTCTTCCTGCTGCAGTCGCTCGAGGCCGAGGGCGTCTCGCCCGACGAGATCACCGTGCAGAACCTGCAGCACGCCGACGGTTGGGCCGCCCTGCAGAACGGTTCGGTCGACGCGTGGGCGGGCCTGGACCCGATCATGGCCGGTGCCGAAGAGGCCGGCGCGACGCTGTTCTACCGCAACGTCGACTTCAACTCGTACGGGTTCCTGAACGCCACCGAGGACTTCATCCAGAACAAGCCCGAGGTCGCGCAGGCCGTCGTCGACGCGTACGCGAAGGCGCGCGAGTGGGCCGAGGCGAACCCCGAGGAGACCGCGCAGATCCTCGCCGACGTCGCCGGCCTCGAACTCTCGGTCGCCACCAAGGTCATCGACGAGCGCACCAACCTCGACGTCGACCACGTGCCCGGCGACACGCAGGTCGCGGTGCTCGAGAAGATCGGCCCGATCTTCGTCGAACTCGGCGACGTCGCCTCGCAGCAGCAGGTCGACGACGCGCTCGACACGCTCATCAACGACGAGTTCGCCTCCGCGGCCGACCCGTCGCGCTTCGAAGACTGA